Genomic segment of Synchiropus splendidus isolate RoL2022-P1 chromosome 4, RoL_Sspl_1.0, whole genome shotgun sequence:
GAAATTCTATTTTATTGATCTCAAAATATACTGTCTTCTTTTGTCACAACCATTTTAGAAAGGTGTTATACGCCGATTAAAATATATCTTAGGGGGAATTCTAGTGTAATTTGTTTCCATAATATTAAGTTTACAATTACTGCTGAGATTTAAAGCTTGTGTTAGAACTTTCACACACTTATCTGAGGTCTGTGGCGTCTCTCATGGACATTTGTGCTGTTTCAGACCCAACAGCGGTGCAGCTGATCATCCAGTTCTTGGAACAGGCTTCCAAACCTTCAGTTAATGAGCAGAATCAAGTCCAGCCACCTGTGGACAACAGGCGGAACCGCACACTGAAGCTGCTGGCCCTAAAAGTCGCAGCTTATCTGAAGTGGGACCTTGATGTTCTTGAAAAAGGGTGAGTGTGTATGGACTTTTCTTGTTGGCGTCTATCTCGACTTATCCCATCTTGTCTTCAGTTTAACGATTCCAGTCCTGAATATGTTACTGAACgagctgctgtgtgtgagcAAAGTGCCAGCAGGAGTGAAACATGTTGACCTGGATCTGTCCACTCTGCCTCCAACCACTGCCATGGCTGTGATCATCTACAACCGATGGTGAGTAGAGCAACATTTGAATCTATGGAATTCAACTACTTGCTTTTTGAAATGTTCTTGCTGTGTAACTATGGAGCCTTTATTGTCATCTGCCTCACATAATGTTGCTAAACATATCTGGTGCCCATATTCTAGGTTATCCTAAGGAGACCTGATTTATGTCAGAATTCAACTATTTGTTTGCAAATTGTGTGACTCACACCTCACCAGTGACTCAAGGAGAAGGTTGTAGCATCTTACTGTATATGATCGGTTCATTCAAAGGAGCTCGGTCTCCAGAAGGAAACTTTGACTTTCCATTGAAGCATATACGTTCTTGTGGATGGTTTGGGCCTCAGAGTGATCCACACCAATCCAAATCATCAGTTCATGATCCTAAAAACTGGTGTTGTGTTCTGGCTGTCCATTGATTTGGTCAGTTTAAAAATTACATATTCCATTCACGTCACAACTtgtctttattgtttttttaattttttaaaggGCCATCAGAACTATTGTGCTGAGCAGCTTCCCGGAGAAGCAGACCAAACCAGGACCTCATCAGATGAACATGTAAGTTTGTGTTCTGATTAATACAGTATTACTTTGCCCTTTTGTTTTGATCTAACGTTCAACATGTGTGCAGGTTAAATGTTgtgcagcaggagaaggagatgaCTGAAAATATTCTTACTGTGGTCAGTTTAACATTTGCTCATTTgtgtagactttttttttttttgcaaaatgaaTGATGTGCATTTGAATAGTGTTGTCGGTGCTACATGTGCAGTGGTGGACACATTTCTCGGGAACtcttaaaaatgcattacaGACGCAAacaaattatctttttttttaacaagaaaaaCTAACTTCATCTGGATAGACACACTTCATCTCGATCGTGGCACATACTCTGTGTAAATGTCATTATATTGGTCATAATAACAGTTGTTTAAAGGTTCAGTGAATACATAACCAACTGCATAATGCAAATGTTTTGAGAACTCTTCCGATGCTTTTGCCATGAtttataataaaacattttattatttaattccaTTGGAGCATAATTTCAAATTGCACAATTGCACAAACATGCACAAACCTTCAAAGTGGACATGGATCACTAACAATATATTGCATGGCACTGACTGTTATTGATCATGTGATCAGCTCAAGGAGCAGGCAATGGACTCCATCAGTGTGCTGGAAGGAGCCCTGAGACTGAAGAAAGACTTCTATGTTCACACCATGAGAACTCTGGACCTGTTGGCAGCCGAAGCTGCAGCCAACGGAGAAACAGAGTCGTCCACAGCGGGACTCTGCTTCAGTGCCGATGAGCTCCACTGTCAGGTGATGTAGAATTTCCACCAAGAGAATCACTTCTGAGATCCTGACCTAACATTCTGCTCAACTGTTTGTTCAGGTTCACTATGATCTGGGAGCCATTTTCTTCCAGCAGGGCTGCACTGACCAGCCAGCGTTCGAAAAGGCTAGAGATCACTTCAGACACACGAAGGAGCTTCTGAAGAAGGTAGCGCAGGTTTCATGGAGCTGTCTTCGtttttagagcccactagatggctaTAATCCTGTGCATGTTtatatgaaacctcacatcacttttaaTCGAGAGCGCCGCCTGCTGAGCATTTAAAATGTGGACTCctttttatgaaacctcatctacccatcagaggtgaagaataaagtgtccaaaaggcttCAGTCGTTTCCTAGGCTATAAAAAACATGTGATGGTTGGAAGACTTGAGTTTCTAATGTCCATTTCGTACTGTAAACACTGGTTTCAGCCCAGTATTTAGAACACAGGACGAGTGAAGTGTGGGAGCTTCCAAATGGTCCAGAAGTTTCCCAGGCTCACTAAATACAAAATATGCAAGATGCTGcttatgtattttgtatttagtCATTTGAGGGGGAAAGCCACGATCTTATCAAAATGTCATCTTGGCAAACTGAGCATTTCAACTTGTCCTTTGAATGGACCACAAACTGAAAGGTGTTCTAGGTGCCATCCCGCGAGTGACCAAAGTCTTCACCCTTCTTCTGGTTGTGTTGTAGCTGGACTCGACGGTCCACGTCCACCTGGATGAGAAGCGACTGGCTGGCTACTGGAACGCCTGCAAAGCACTGACTGGAGACTGTGACTCCTCCTGTGACTCCCAGTACTCCCACTATGACCAGATCAACAGTCTGATCAGGACTCGCAAATATCAGGTGGGAACAAAGCTTGTGTGAAATattacacattcattcattcattttactaGATATTAACTCATTCATTCTTCCCTCAGGCTGTTATTGATATCTTTATCAAAGACAACATCAGTCACAGTTTGCCGAACCAGTTCAGACGGTCTGTTCTCCGGGAGTTCATGTACAGCGTCCAGCAGGGGTGAGAGCAATCTTCATAACAGTCTCATAGAAACACTGGCTTTGGTTATTAatcttagattttatttttttcactgcttCACTGTGTCGGCCGGCATGAAATGTAATCTGAAATATTAAGTCAAACCATCCATCTCCACAGGGAGTCGGGTCTGGATGAAGTCTGTCACAAGTTGTGTGTTTGCAATGCGATTCGAGATGTTCTGGAGGGAGAAGTTGTGAGTGTGAGGTTCCAGCAGCTCATCACCAAACCAAGCCGACAACTGTTGGACTTCATTTTAGAGGTGAGCTTGTTGAGAGTAGCATGAGTGAAAGAGGGACGAGCTGGTCTGTCTGATGGAAGAAGAACATTAAATAACATCACCATGATCAATGCTGTGTTTTGAAAGTCAAAAGTAAATGCGATAAATTCTGGAGCGCACCAAAATatcagccccacccactaaatttgagAAGGAATATAAGCGCAGGGGTCTATAAGCCACAGGTGCACTTGAGCTGTCTGCACCACATTAAGGTCAGTGGTGAACCcgccttaaaaatgcatgaggatcacttctaaactagtttggaaaacaggcccctgcatggagactgactcatgaaacaaactgggctaagttctgaactggaatcgtCAACTCCTCATATCTTTGATTGACATTAAAGTACTCAAAATGCACAGTTCGTGTTCAAAGTTCCTCACCagagccggtctcagctgctgcttgttcttgtttctggtcctccaggagatcagctctgtgggcggagcccCAGACGTGGGCGAGAAcggtgcattttgagcacttcaaGGTCAATAAATTGTGacgtgacaaggctcaatattttggcagcattagcctgtaaaaaaaaagagaaattacGGTAATAATATTTGATTTTAAGTTGCAAGCCATCTGGAAAAGTTAATGTTTTAAATCTAAAGTtgaaatgaagctgaaataGATACATTTAGAAAACAAATTAAGCCAAAAATGTGAACCTATGTAGTGTATAAGTATCTAAAAgactaacttttgaaaaaaaaaaaagataaaaattaataaataaatctaaaataaatgttaGAATAATATTATAATTGATATGAACTTAAACTTTTGAGAAGATAAATACGCTAAATTAATAAAAAGTTTAATCCCTCATTAATCACAGAAAGAATTCACCATAATCAACAGTGTGAGGTTCTGTGTGCAATATAAATAAGATACATAAATCATGAAATTATGTCATTATTTGTGACTACCTGTTGTTGGTAGGTTGCAGAGATGCTGTATTTTTCCCTTTACCCAGTTTCTTTTTGCATCTTTAGCCCTATATCAGGCCTCTGTCGTCTCAGGTTTGAACAagctctgtgtctctctctgtctcacaggTTTGCACCAAGTCTCTGGACAAAGATCGCCAGCTGGATACGCCCAGGAGGAACATGGCTCATTTTATAAGGTGTGTTTTCTGATGATTTTAAgcagtttcacatgaaacacGTGAGCCGGAATTTTGACTCTATTGCACACCCACTTCCACACTGGACTGCACGTCATGTTGTGGTATTATCTAATCCAGTGTTGCTCCACGTTTCCTACCTTGGCAGCTTTGGCTTTGAGGAGATTTCAGATGAGCAACCATTTTCTCACAGGAacgtgttgtgttgttgtgcagGTCTCTGTGTGACACCCTGGAAGACCCCTCTCTTGTGTTTGTCATCACATCCCATAAACTCTTCACGGAGCTGCTgatggaagaggagaggaaggttCTGCTGGATCAAGTCAGGAGGAAGTCGGCCACTATCAACCTCAGCGCCAAACCTCTGCCTTCCTTCTACGACATTCCAGGTTCGGTTGTTCATCCACTATTTATTGTCGGGTCGGTCCGTGACTTGTGATCTGTTGTCTCCACAGCTTCAGCCAGTGTGAACATCGGtcagctggagcagcagctgattcTGTCTCAGGAGCCTCGACGGATCCGACAGCTGATGATTGAGCTGCACGGTTTGGCAGAGCGACCCTACTGGAGGGTCAACAGTAAGGTAAGAAGGATTGTGCTTATTCCAGTGGCTCATTTGAGGTGATGAGAACGTTTTCGTCCCGTCTTCAGTGGGAGGTTCCTTCAGACTACATCAACCTGACCCTCAGCATAAAGGACAACTTGACCAAAGACCTGGTCTACATCCTGATGGCTAAAGGTCTCCACTGTATCTCCATTAAGGTGAGTTTCAATCGTTTCTCACAGATGAAATGGAGAATGCTTGGTGTCATTAAATCTCTATTTTAGTTAAGACAAATATGTTTATATAATTTTGTACTTGATTATATTTGTGAAATATGTCACCTCAGGACTTTGCACACGCACGGCTGCTCTTCTCCGCCTGCCTGGAGCTAGTGACCGAGTTCTCTCCCAGGCTGCGGCAGGTGATGCTCAACGAGATCCTGCTTCTGGAGGTCCGGGCGCACGAGACCGTCGCAGCTGAAGGAGGCAAAGAGCGACCCCCGCCTGACCTGGTCAGCAGGGTCAGAGGCTACCTGGAGATGAGGATTCACGGTGGGTGGGATTTACAGTCTGAGCTGGACTAGCCGttatttaatgaaaaacaagGAGGTTACTGAAGTGTACTTAAGCACATCAGATATACATAAAagaaagttatgacaaaatatatGTACGCCCTTTTTCTTTGATCACCACTGAAGGTGACTTGAAGGTGAGGACTAGAGGATGatcattcaccacatccatgaaccttgtATGCttttctccatctccaacattcctagttcaacactgtctctcctcagtcCGGCCTCCTTAACTTagtttccaaacttctccacatgtccatcTGATATActtatttctgatcttgtccttccttgtcACAAggacctcagtatcttcatctcttctcGCTGCCTGGTGCAATGCGTAGCTGTGGAATTATGAGCAGGTGGTCTCTGCAGCTTATGACCTGCATTAGTGGCACCGTCGTTGCTCGTGGTATTTATTGTGTAATAAGCACTGAACACCGCACCCAACTAAACTGCAGTTTAAGCATCAGAAGTGGGTCCTATTCTACATTGCTGAGTCACTGAAGGTCTGTTACAAGTATCAAGCAGGTTTGACTAGTAAACCTATACAATAATCTACTgaaaatattgtgttgtttccaAAGTCATTGTTAAAAATATCCCCAtattgttgtgatttatctttcCTTCTAGACCTTCCTCTTCGCCAGGTGGTGGGAGAAGAATGTGTTGCCTTTTTGTTGAACTGGAGGGAGAACGATTACCTAACCTTGCAGGTTCCTTCGTCTCTGGTCATGAACAACCCGTATGTCAAGGTAAGATGTGTGTTACTGAAGCTATATGTGTCTCATGTGGCGCTGCAGATGACTCTGTGTTTCCCTCCCAGCTCGGGCAGCTGCTCGCTTCAACATGCAAAGAGCTCCCCGGACCTAAAGAGAGCCGGCGCACTGCTAAAGAACTGTGGGAGGTGGTGGTTCAGATCTGCAGCGTCTCCGTCCAGCACAAGAGGAACAACGATGGTCGAGTGGGGCTCATGAAGCAGAGAGAGTCGTCTTTAGGCATCATGCCCAGGTAACTTCGCTCAGCCGAACAAGGAACAATATTGTACTTATTAAGATGGCGCTGGTGAGGTCGGCTGCCGTCGTACCTTCTCCCGATCTTCTCGTCTACTTTCTTGTTTTTGAACGCATCTTGTACTGCACACTTCCTTTTTATTGGATAcagggacacaaagaatttcaccatgcGTTGTACCTCGCATGACTGTATGTGTGACGAATAAACCTCTTTGAATCTATTTAAAAACCCATTCATCTGTGTTTCAGGAGTAAATTGGTGTCTTTTATCAAGAAGCTGAGAGTGAGTCTTGCAGTTGGAAACACGTCATGGTTGAAATACCCATCACTCACGGATGGTTGTGCTTTCCTGACAGGAGCCGCTGGTGATGACGACGCTCATCTCCCTGTttgtgaggctgcacagcatTGTGCGGGTTCGTGTCACTTTGCATGACGATCTTTGTCTCTTGACGTTTCATTCGTAGCTTGTTGATTTTGGCTGTACGGTGGCACCGATGGTGTTGGTTTTGGCAGCCTGTTTTAATTTAATCCAAGTATGTTTTAGTCTAGGATTTGCATGAGGtgtcattttagtttttatttgttttcatcacatTCTTATTCAGTTAAGTCTGGGCCAATTGTAGTGCACTTAAAGTCTCAGTCTTCCTTGGCTGTTTTTGTCCAGTCTACAGGTGAAACTGAAAGACGCTGTTAAATATGAACTAACCGTATCATGTTGTATTATATTCTGAGCTTATTCATCAATAATGttataaatgtcttttttttttttaccatttaacAATATCATATGACAAGGTGATTGCCTAAACTGCTTTTTTCTTAGTCTAGATTTActacaacattcattcatctaCAGTGGCTTGCcctttttttggtttgtgggGACAGCAGTTTAAAGATCCAGCGCCTTCAGCTGCATCTTTCTTCAGTGTCCTTTATGAAGGTAGTAATTCTAGTGTTTACTTCTTCGTCAGGATGATATAGTGAATGAGGTGACAGCAGAGCACCTCTCCATCTGGCCGTCGTCGCTCCCAAAGTAGGTCTCTTGAAACTCGTGCTTTAGAAGAATTGGTCTGGGAATGTGTGATAAGAGGTGTAATTCTGTCCAGCATCCAGGCGGTGGATGTGGAGGTGGTGGCTGTGACGGTCAAAGAGCTGGTGTCCTACGCTCTGACCCTTAACCCCAATAACCAGTCGTGGCTCATCACTCAGGCTGACATCTACTTTGGTAAGATCTTAACCAAGACGTGGGCTCTGACAATGTCTGACTCTTGTCCTCCTACGCCTGCAGTGACAAATCAGTACTCTGTGGCACTGAACTTCTACCTCCAGGCCGGAGCTGTGAGCTCTGACTTCTTCACTAAAGCTGTTCCCCCTGATGTCTACACTGACCAGGTTGGTCTCCAGCCAGCACAGCAGTGAGTTAAG
This window contains:
- the ints8 gene encoding integrator complex subunit 8, which produces MSAEAVDRVAAVSSSRPSTPLQTSWFEFLLDASLLEKHLQKSNPDPTAVQLIIQFLEQASKPSVNEQNQVQPPVDNRRNRTLKLLALKVAAYLKWDLDVLEKGLTIPVLNMLLNELLCVSKVPAGVKHVDLDLSTLPPTTAMAVIIYNRWAIRTIVLSSFPEKQTKPGPHQMNMLNVVQQEKEMTENILTVLKEQAMDSISVLEGALRLKKDFYVHTMRTLDLLAAEAAANGETESSTAGLCFSADELHCQVHYDLGAIFFQQGCTDQPAFEKARDHFRHTKELLKKLDSTVHVHLDEKRLAGYWNACKALTGDCDSSCDSQYSHYDQINSLIRTRKYQAVIDIFIKDNISHSLPNQFRRSVLREFMYSVQQGESGLDEVCHKLCVCNAIRDVLEGEVVSVRFQQLITKPSRQLLDFILEVCTKSLDKDRQLDTPRRNMAHFIRSLCDTLEDPSLVFVITSHKLFTELLMEEERKVLLDQVRRKSATINLSAKPLPSFYDIPASASVNIGQLEQQLILSQEPRRIRQLMIELHGLAERPYWRVNSKWEVPSDYINLTLSIKDNLTKDLVYILMAKGLHCISIKDFAHARLLFSACLELVTEFSPRLRQVMLNEILLLEVRAHETVAAEGGKERPPPDLVSRVRGYLEMRIHDLPLRQVVGEECVAFLLNWRENDYLTLQVPSSLVMNNPYVKLGQLLASTCKELPGPKESRRTAKELWEVVVQICSVSVQHKRNNDGRVGLMKQRESSLGIMPRSKLVSFIKKLREPLVMTTLISLFVRLHSIVRDDIVNEVTAEHLSIWPSSLPNIQAVDVEVVAVTVKELVSYALTLNPNNQSWLITQADIYFVTNQYSVALNFYLQAGAVSSDFFTKAVPPDVYTDQVLKRMIKCCSMMNCHTQVAVLCQFLREVDYMTAFKALQEQNSHDAMDSFYDYIWDVTILEYLTHIHHKRGETEKRQIAIKAIGQTELNTSNPEEVLQLAAQKRKKRFLQAMAKLYF